A window of the Paralichthys olivaceus isolate ysfri-2021 chromosome 5, ASM2471397v2, whole genome shotgun sequence genome harbors these coding sequences:
- the LOC109640455 gene encoding protein TANC2-like isoform X3 encodes MFRNSLKMLLGGKSRKNNNGGSIIESEGSDVRMMEGFTRSLPSSPLLNLRLGKRSGEDEELGPPPSVDEAADALMTRLGFLLGDKIISGEPGSPYHAQDDAQRMSPSSSLASSSTSPCSTLQPPAGGECNSDNKHVSSNHASVTSPTSTLESRDSGIIATLTSYSAESAAEQDNSTKYPGDGYHGSSLHLWQQGGRPVVVSTSSSCMVAAESVNGRFLYRADDNMAASTYSLNKLHPDRGSVAARSLGSTHSIPVYLMPRPNSVAATSSAHLEDLAYLDEQQRHIPSRTSLRMPRQNSGSRSQQDHRGKHKHILSNTHTYTLISTSSIISNTLLILSSPAVCFTPSLNLKPLHFEVPGLSSDWLFTGREWLFQEVDACLCSDDPSTSQGVVIVGNMGFGKTAIIARLVALSCHGNRMWHTAARSQSTPKHVAPVSLSNDSLGRGGGRGDEGGGGGSCPGTPEMRRRQEEALRKLAGQVVSYHFCQADNCYTCLVPEFVHNMAAMLSHAPQLLAYQELLHRSPQLQSTLSLRSCIQDPSSALQRGILEPLDALYRERKLHVEGAGLIVLIDGLNEAEFHRPDYGNTLTSFLSQNVPKFPPWLKIITTVRTSQMDITSSLPFHRISLDKIEESNAIDQDLQGYLMQRIHSSSEIQSNVSLSNGRFDNAALSKLISHLKSLSRGSYLYLKLTLDLIEGGYLVLKSSSFKVVPVSLAEVYLLQLNMRFPTQSSFQRVLPLLNITVASLHPLTDKQLFEVVNAAALNGGTLQWDEFLQRLEQLSPFLLRRSDGSWMLNHASFREWLVWREEGQDDRFLCDPRSGHTLLAFWLCRQEGKLNRQQTLELGHHILKAHIYKGLSKKLGISSSVLQGLWLSYSTDNLSPALSSLRNLYTPNIKVSRLLIMGGADVDYHSDVLNNAPLLCVYSHLGHKDAVALLLDHGAQVDSQSHDGLTALGFAAAAGHMDIVIMLSQHRAKVGHVDSSGQCVLVHAAQRGHLKVLHFLLKCADWSCTSSCGQREASKSQAVQQALIAAASMGHTEMVSYLLDLPEEDEEEEERPEINTSDTLWGETALTAAAGSGRLPVCRLLLDQGAAAEQSNRRGVAPLFSAVRHGHWQVVELLLNHGVEVNMIDQQGRTALMTAASEGHMPSALLLLEHGASLDQSDREGLTALSWACLKGQHPLVRELVERGAATTHVDRSGRTPLDLAAFRGDPEVVQYLVDHGALVEHVDCSGMRPLDRAVGCRNTSAVIALLKKGAKIGPATWAMATSKPDILMVLLTKLIQEGDKLYKQGKVREAAHSYQSALQKFPGDELKTFRQLRVCVLLNLSRCHRKKNDFDLAEEFATKALELKAQSYEAFYARARAKRSRRQFHAALEDLIEASHLCPSNREIQRLLSRVKEECRQDSQQQESPHPLSHHAYQHNVSVNEARCRDSGCLQVHDKEGLTEEEEEEEKEDERCYREGDPPPHSSFHPTPVVHSLDTHCRPVVSSPSSLSPTHLYHHLPSPIHSPSSSACHSAAAPPPPSSSFHHFSPPSSPIQHPACQMSESITALSGTGGHHYPQSYLALHHSDQKQGMQQYHFLSDQRSPQKQNPAQGQWLQPAKAQFVRTSQPSSSSHSSMVLGSSAYSQFAYLPQELDELGDGICSGLLNVRPNLQVQAGPNSGALYPLDNVDVDLTCQLRPASSFGRGAGGERVGINRFAPVRQFTLNQSKAACYPMEVTEATMGPPDSLPSLHDYQYHDQGVLRRPVSAHPNSSNISSTRPLNQSVSVCFPTTSSSLAGGQPANHGSGFRTSASTQHMDLPSDLASMGGVTSYHDDLFLISSPQSEICMTGGGTYPGEGGRSSRSIPFMGVIDKTVRVQQQYQQQAPSSSSSCLSPSRSWAVSSVDTVVTPPAKTPPNQGGFSQQPPSSIAYHNRSNNNAHNGHNHLDYYEVLPGSGTQSEGSMQVASHNPSYLDVKLARTLPVIHSCSDRPTEKKTGPTSPVKPKRPFVESNV; translated from the exons GTGAGGACGAGGAGTTGGGACCTCCTCCTTCAGTGGACGAGGCGGCTGACGCTTTGATGACCAGGTTGGGCTTCCTGCTGGGGGACAAAATAATCAGTGGAGAGCCGGGGTCCCCTTACCATGCTCAGGACGATGCACAG AGGATGTCTCCGTCCTCCAGTCTGGCCAGTAGCAGCACCTCCCCCTGCTCCACACTGCAGCCCCCTGCTGGAGGAGAATGCAACAGCGACAACAAGCATGTCTCCTCCAACCATGCCTCTGTCACCTCCCCCACCTCAACACTggaaagcagagacagtggcaTCATAG CCACGTTGACCAGCTATTCTGCAGagtcagcagcagagcaggacaACAGCACCAAATACCCTGGAGATGGTTACCATGGGAGCAGCCTCCACCTCTGGCAGCAAGGTGGCCGGCCGGTGGTGGTCTCCACCTCCTCGTCCTGTATGGTGGCAGCGGAAAGTGTTAACGGCCGCTTTCTGTACAGGGCAGACGACAACATGGCCGCCTCCACTTACAGCCTCAACAAACTCCACCCAGACCGAGGCTCTGTCGCTGCACGCTCTTTGGGCTCCACCCACTCCATACCTGTCTACCTCATGCCCCGTCCCAATTCAGTTGCTG CCACTAGTTCTGCCCACCTTGAGGATCTGGCGTATCTggatgagcagcagagacacatcCCTTCAAGGACATCCCTCAGAATGCCCAGACAGAATTCTGGGAGTCGTAGTCAACAGGACCACAgaggtaaacacaaacacatactctcaaacacacacacatatacactaaTTTCTACAAGCAGTATTATTAGTAATACTCTGCTCATACTCTCTTCTCCTGCAGTTtgtttcactccctctctcaaCCTGAAGCCCCTGCACTTTGAGGTTCCCGGTCTCTCATCTGATTGGCTGTTCACTGGCAGGGAGTGGCTCTTTCAGGAAGTGGATGCCTGTCTCTGCAGCGATGACCCGTCAACCAGTCAGGGCGTGGTGATCGTCGGCAACATGGGCTTCGGCAAAACAGCCATCATTGCCCGACTGGTGGCgctcagttgtcatggaaaccGAATGTGGCATACTGCTGCTCGGAGCCAGAGCACTCCAAAGC ATGTAGcacctgtttctctctccaaCGATTCCctgggaagaggaggaggaagaggtgatgaaggaggaggaggaggaagctgtcCAGGAACtccagagatgaggaggagacaggaggaagcCCTGAGGAAGCTTGCAGGACAG GTAGTCTCATATCATTTCTGTCAGGCTGACAACTGTTACACTTGTCTGGTTCCGGAGTTCGTCCACAACATGGCGGCAATGCTGAGTCATGCACCTCAACTGCTGGCCTATCAGGAGCTACTGCACCGGTCGCCGCAGCTACAGAGCACGCTCAGTCTACGCTCCTGCATCCAGGATCCGAGCTCTGCCCTCCAGAGAGGAATACTGGAGCCGCTGGACGCTCTCTACAGAG AGAGGAAATTGCACGTGGAAGGGGCGGGCCTTATTGTATTGATTGATGGGTTAAACGAGGCAGAATTCCACCGGCCAGACTACGGCAACACACTGACTTCCTTCCTGTCCCAAAACGTCCCAAAATTTCCTCCCTGGTTGAAGATCATCACCACTGTCAGGACAAGCCAAATG GACATCACTTCTTCTCTACCTTTTCATCGCATCTCTCTGGACAAGATAGAGGAGAGCAATGCTATAGACCAggacctgcag GGTTACCTGATGCAGCGGATCCACAGCAGCAGCGAGATCCAGAGCAACGTGTCACTGAGCAATGGCCGTTTTGACAACGCTGCTCTCAGCAAACTGATCAGCCACCTGAAGAGCCTGAGCAGAGGCTCGTACCTCTACTTGAAACTGACACTGGACCTGATAGAGGGAGGATACCTGGTCCTGAAGAGCTCCAGCTTCAAA GTTGTTCCTGTCAGTCTAGCAGAGGtctacctgctgcagctcaacatGCGCTTTCCCACCCAGTCGTCTTTTCAGAGAGTTCTGCCGTTGCTTAACATCACCGTGGCATCACTGCACCCACTGACCGACAAGCAG CTGTTTGAGGTAGTGAATGCTGCTGCCCTGAATGGAGGAACGCTGCAGTGGGACGAGTTCTTGCAGCGGCTGGAGCAGCTCTCGCCGTTTCTCCTGAGGCGGAGCGATGGCAGCTGGATGCTGAACCACGCCTCGTTTAGAGAGTGGCTGGtttggagggaggagggacagGACGACAGGTTCCTCTGTGACCCCAGGAGTGGTCACACTCTCTTGGCCTTCTGGCTCTGCAGACAAGAAGGGAAGTTGAATCGACAGCAAACTCTGGAGCTGGGACATCACATCCTGAAGGCTCATATCTACAAG GGTCTTAGTAAGAAGCTTGGGATTTCCTCCTCAGTTCTGCAGGGGCTGTGGCTGTCCTACAGCACAGACAACCTGAGccctgctctctcatctctGCGCAACCTCTACACCCCTAACatcaag GTGAGCAGGTTGCTAATCATGGGTGGAGCTGATGTGGATTACCATAGTGACGTCCTTAACAACGCccctctgttgtgtgtgtactCCCACCTGGGCCACAAGGATGCCGTGGCACTGCTGCTTGATCACGGAGCTCAG GTGGATTCTCAGTCACATGATGGTTTGACTGCACTGggatttgctgctgctgctggacataTGGACATTGTCATCATGCTGAGTCAGCACAGAGCTAAG GTGGGTCATGTGGACAgctcaggtcagtgtgtgttggtaCACGCTGCTCAGCGAGGCCACCTCAAGGTGCTGCACTTCCTGTTGAAGTGTGCAGATTGGAGCTGCACTTCCAGCTGTGGCCAGCGAGAGGCGAGCAAGAGCCAGGCAGTGCAGCAAGCTCTGATTGCAGCAGCCAGCATGGGCCACAcagag atggtGTCATATCTACTAGATCTtccagaggaagatgaggaagaggaggagagacctGAGATTAACACATCTGATACTCTGTGGGGAGAAACAG ctctaacagcagcagcaggaagtggcAGGCTGCCTGTGTGCAGGCTGTTGTTGGATCAgggtgctgctgctgagcaAAGCAACCGGCGAGGTGTGGCTCCGCTCTTCAGTGCCGTGAGACATGGCCACTGGCAG GTGGTGGAATTGCTACTGAATCATGGGGTGGAGGTGAACATGATTGACCAGCAGGGTCGGACAGCTCTAATGACGGCAGCCTCGGAGGGACATATGCCGtccgcactgctgctgctggaacatG GAGCATCTCTGGACCAGAGCGACAGGGAGGGGTTGACAGCACTGAGCTGGGCATGTCTCAAAGGCCAGCACCCCTTGGTCAGAGAGCTGGTGGAGAGAGGCGCAGCCACAACTCATGTTGACCGCAGTGGACGGACGCCTCTGGACCTCGCCGCCTTCCGTGGTGACCCAGAAGTG GTGCAGTACCTGGTGGATCATGGTGCACTGGTGGAGCATGTGGATTGCAGTGGGATGCGTCCTCTTGACCGAGCGGTCGGCTGCAGAAACACTTCGGCTGTCATCGCTCTGCTCAAAAAGGGAGCAAAGATAG gaccAGCAACCTGGGCCATGGCAACATCTAAACCAGACATCCTAATGGTTCTGCTCACTAAACTGATTCAGGAAGGAGACAAACTGTACAAG CAAGGTAAAGTGCGAGAAGCTGCTCACTCCTATCAGTCAGCACTTCAGAAGTTTCCAGGAGACGAGCTGAAGACATTCAGACagctgagagtgtgtgtgctgctcaaCCTGTCACGGTGCCACCGTAAGAAGAAT GATTTTGACCTTGCTGAGGAGTTCGCTACCAAAGCACTAGAACTAAAAGCACAATCCTACGAAGCCTTTTATGCCAGAGCCCGGGCCAAACGCAGCCGCAG ACAATTTCATGCAGCCCTGGAGGACCTAATTGAGGCCAGCCATCTGTGTCCATCTAATCGGGAGATCCAGCGTTTGCTGTCCCGGGTCAAGGAAGAGTGTCGGCAGGATTCTCAACAACAAGAGTCTCCCCATCCTTTATCACACCATGCTTATCAACATAATGTGTCTGTCAACGAGGCCAGGTGCAGAGATTCAGGTTGTCTGCAGGTTCATGACAAGGAGGGGCttacagaggaagaagaggaagaagagaaggaagacgAGAGGTGTTACAGGGAAGGAGAtccccctcctcactcctccttcCACCCTACACCTGTGGTTCATAGTCTTGACACTCACTGCCGGCCTGTGGTGTCAtcaccctcctccctctcccctacTCACCTGTATCATCACCTTCCAAGCCCCATCcactctccttcttcttcagcctgtcattctgctgctgcacctcctcctccttcatcctcctttcACCATTTCAGCCCTCCTTCCTCCCCAATACAGCATCCGGCCTGCCAAATGTCAGAAAGTATCACTGCATTGTCAGGGACAGGTGGGCACCACTATCCACAGTCCTACTTAGCGCTCCACCACTCAGACCAGAAACAGGGAATGCAGCAATACCATTTTTTGTCTGATCAGAGATCACCTCAGAAGCAGAACCCTGCACAAGGCCAATGGCTTCAACCAGCCAAAGCCCAGTTTGTTAGAACCAGTCAGCCTAGTTCTTCATCCCACTCCAGCATGGTTTTGGGAAGTTCAGCTTACTCACAGTTTGCCTATCTGCCCCAAGAACTGGATGAACTGGGAGACGGAATTTGCTCCGGTCTCCTAAATGTCAGGCCTAACCTGCAGGTCCAGGCTGGTCCAAATTCTGGAGCTTTATATCCACTTGATAATGTAGATGTTGACTTGACATGCCAGTTGAGACCTGCATCTTCCTttgggagaggagcaggaggggaaAGGGTGGGGATCAACCGGTTTGCCCCGGTCCGTCAGTTCACCCTCAACCAATCCAAAGCAGCTTGCTACCCCATGGAAGTTACAGAGGCAACAATGGGACCACCTGATAGCCTTCCATCATTGCATGATTATCAGTACCATGACCAGGGTGTCCTGCGACGTCCAGTTAGTGCCCATCCAAACTCATCCAATATCTCCTCCACCAGGCCTCTCAATCAGAGTGTCAGTGTCTGTTtccccaccaccagcagcagcctcgCTGGTGGGCAGCCAGCTAATCATGGATCAGGCTTCAGGACCTCAGCCTCCACCCAGCACATGGATTTACCCTCAGATCTGGCCTCTATGGGAGGGGTTACTAGTTATCATGATGATCTCTTTCTgatttcctctccacagtcagaAATATGCATGACAGGAGGTGGGACTTATCCTGGAGAGGGAGGTCGGTCATCAAGGAGCATTCCTTTTATGGGCGTTATTGACAAGACAGTGAGGGTGCAACAGCAGTATCAGCAACAAGCTCCTTCTAGTTCCTCATCCTGTCTCAGCCCCTCTCGCTCCTGGGCTGTGTCTTCAGTGGACACAGTTGTCACCCCACCTGCTAAAACCCCACCCAACCAAGGAGGCTTCAGTCAACAACCGCCCTCCTCCATTGCCTACCACAACCGTAGTAACAACAATGCCCACAATGGTCACAACCACCTAGACTACTATGAGGTGCTGCCAGGTAGTGGTACCCAGAGTGAGGGCTCGATGCAGGTTGCTAGTCACAATCCCTCTTACCTGGACGTGAAGCTGGCCCGAACACTGCCAGTGATTCATAGCTGCTCAGACAGACCAACTGAGAAAAAGACAGGACCTACCTCTCCTGTCAAACCAAAAAGACCCTTTGTTGAGTCCAATGTATAG